A stretch of the Nitrospiria bacterium genome encodes the following:
- a CDS encoding CCA tRNA nucleotidyltransferase has protein sequence MSEMGEKAVEIVKVLREAGFRAYWAGGSVRDLVMGHEPQDYDVATDARPEQVMELFPRTVPVGVSFGVVKVIENGFEFEVTTFRSDGRYIDGRHPAEVHYSDDREDAARRDFTINGMFYDPLKKEIIDYVEGRRDIAGGVIRAIGDPHERFEEDKLRLMRAVRFAARFGYVIEPKTEAALRDLAGQIQQISAERIRDELKKILTGPSPSDGISLLIETGLLKKILPEVLAMAGVEQPKEFHPEGDVLTHTLLLLKNLDHPSFELALAALLHDVGKPATFSIRDRIRFDNHCEVGARMTEAVCGRLRLSNEQTERVTDLVRDHLRFKDVRQMRESTLKRFLRQPYFSDHLELHRLDCLASHGDLTNWEFCKKKLAELGPEEIRPKRLLTGDDLIAKGYRPGPLFSKILTQLEDAQLEGTIKTRDEALEWLRREFGTEDV, from the coding sequence ATGAGCGAAATGGGTGAGAAGGCTGTCGAAATTGTCAAGGTCCTGCGCGAAGCGGGCTTCCGCGCCTATTGGGCCGGCGGGTCGGTTCGCGATCTTGTGATGGGACATGAGCCCCAGGATTACGATGTGGCGACCGACGCGCGTCCGGAGCAGGTCATGGAGCTCTTTCCCAGGACCGTCCCGGTCGGGGTCAGTTTCGGGGTCGTCAAGGTGATCGAGAACGGGTTTGAGTTTGAGGTGACCACCTTTCGTTCGGACGGCCGGTACATCGACGGTCGCCATCCGGCCGAGGTGCACTACTCCGATGACCGCGAAGACGCCGCGCGGCGGGACTTCACGATCAACGGAATGTTTTACGACCCCCTGAAAAAGGAGATCATCGACTATGTGGAAGGCCGGAGGGACATTGCGGGCGGCGTGATCCGGGCCATCGGCGATCCGCATGAACGCTTTGAGGAAGACAAGCTCCGGCTGATGCGGGCCGTCCGGTTCGCCGCCCGGTTCGGGTACGTCATCGAGCCCAAGACCGAGGCGGCCCTCCGGGATCTGGCCGGACAGATTCAACAGATCAGCGCCGAGCGGATTCGGGACGAGCTCAAAAAGATTTTGACCGGACCGAGTCCTTCCGACGGCATTTCCCTTCTCATCGAGACCGGCCTGCTGAAAAAGATTCTGCCGGAGGTCCTGGCCATGGCCGGCGTGGAGCAGCCGAAGGAGTTTCACCCGGAGGGGGATGTGTTGACCCACACATTGCTCCTGCTCAAGAACCTGGATCATCCGTCGTTCGAACTGGCGCTGGCGGCCTTGTTGCACGACGTCGGAAAGCCGGCGACCTTTTCGATCCGGGACCGGATCCGATTCGACAACCACTGTGAAGTGGGCGCGCGGATGACCGAGGCCGTCTGCGGGCGGCTCCGACTCTCGAACGAGCAGACCGAGCGGGTGACCGATCTGGTCCGCGATCATCTCCGATTCAAGGATGTTCGGCAGATGAGGGAAAGCACGCTCAAACGGTTTCTTCGCCAGCCTTATTTTTCTGACCATCTGGAGCTCCACCGTCTGGACTGTCTGGCCAGCCACGGGGATCTGACGAATTGGGAATTTTGCAAAAAAAAATTGGCCGAGCTGGGGCCGGAGGAGATCCGGCCGAAGCGCTTGTTGACCGGGGACGATCTGATCGCAAAGGGCTATCGGCCCGGGCCTCTTTTCTCCAAGATCCTTACGCAGTTGGAAGATGCGCAGTTGGAAGGAACGATCAAGACCCGCGACGAGGCGCTTGAATGGCTGCGGCGGGAGTTTGGGACTGAGGATGTTTAA
- a CDS encoding DUF971 domain-containing protein, with protein MFKVQPVEIEKREDGSIRVAWSDGHEGIYPPAYLRDNCHCAACVEEWTGRKMVRPDMIPADIRPLRISAVGQYAIHIEWSDGHSTGIYAFDLLRGICPCPQCASERSVRS; from the coding sequence ATGTTTAAAGTTCAACCGGTCGAGATCGAGAAGCGGGAGGATGGTTCGATTCGCGTGGCCTGGAGCGACGGCCACGAAGGAATCTATCCCCCGGCGTATCTGAGGGACAATTGCCACTGCGCGGCCTGTGTGGAGGAATGGACGGGGCGCAAAATGGTTCGTCCGGATATGATCCCCGCGGACATCCGGCCGTTACGAATCAGCGCGGTGGGACAGTATGCGATCCATATCGAATGGAGCGACGGGCATTCCACGGGCATCTACGCGTTTGATCTCCTTCGAGGGATCTGCCCGTGTCCTCAATGCGCCTCGGAGCGGTCGGTCCGGTCGTAA
- a CDS encoding YciI family protein → MKFVIIGMDGPEGQSKRKTLRPVHLDRLKRLESDGKLILAGPFSDRSGSLIIIEADSIEEARAFIQKDPYVEQGVFEKVEVRPFTQVFPEEDQRL, encoded by the coding sequence ATGAAATTCGTCATTATCGGGATGGACGGGCCCGAAGGTCAGTCCAAACGGAAGACCCTCCGGCCGGTCCACCTGGACCGCCTGAAACGGCTTGAATCGGATGGAAAATTGATTCTGGCCGGGCCTTTTTCGGATCGCAGCGGCAGCCTGATCATCATCGAGGCCGACTCGATCGAAGAGGCCCGGGCCTTCATTCAAAAAGATCCCTATGTTGAACAGGGGGTGTTTGAGAAGGTGGAGGTCCGGCCGTTCACTCAGGTCTTCCCGGAGGAGGATCAACGATTGTGA
- a CDS encoding DUF393 domain-containing protein codes for MSRRAGNTLVYDRECELCRWAQGLVVRWDRHRRIGYLAFQDPEFAGWFPELDREDPAGLWPHGEPPRAMLFIDGGGHIRIGMDAFRSMLPFLAGGRVLAWLFYVPGVPWLAARFYDWLARNRYRLFGPTL; via the coding sequence GTGAGCCGGCGGGCTGGGAACACGCTTGTTTACGACCGGGAGTGCGAGTTGTGCCGTTGGGCCCAAGGCCTCGTCGTCCGATGGGATCGCCATCGGCGGATCGGGTATTTGGCTTTTCAGGACCCGGAATTCGCGGGATGGTTTCCGGAACTGGACCGGGAGGACCCGGCGGGTTTGTGGCCGCACGGGGAGCCGCCCCGGGCCATGCTTTTCATCGACGGCGGAGGACATATCCGGATCGGCATGGACGCGTTCCGTTCGATGTTGCCTTTTCTGGCCGGCGGACGGGTGTTGGCATGGCTGTTTTACGTTCCGGGTGTGCCCTGGCTGGCCGCCCGGTTTTATGACTGGCTGGCCCGCAATCGCTACCGATTATTCGGGCCGACATTATAA
- a CDS encoding tetratricopeptide repeat protein: MDPRKDVMSSSALNEEGNRLFQQGRYGEALSYYERALEMDRRTGNPWELAATLGNLANVYASIGNKEEALVCYREVLGIHRKLGDARVIGITLANMGNLHADRNETDHAKAYYLEAIDLLEPSRDFRGLGMLYGNLALAVRDEGDLSSAIGHFEKAIRQLRKLGDSPELARTINSLGKTYWMQGRLDEASRRSEEALAISRRLGDELGMAAAWYNLAAVHQSLGRGDAAIDLLERVVAIDEKYQLPKLNENRMRLERLRQSRKGGSHVQS; encoded by the coding sequence TTGGACCCGCGCAAGGATGTCATGTCCTCTTCGGCCTTAAACGAAGAAGGAAATCGGCTGTTTCAGCAGGGGCGCTACGGCGAGGCGCTTTCCTATTATGAACGCGCCTTGGAAATGGACCGGCGGACGGGAAATCCCTGGGAGCTGGCCGCCACACTCGGAAATCTGGCCAACGTCTACGCCTCCATAGGGAACAAAGAGGAAGCGCTGGTCTGTTACCGAGAAGTGCTCGGAATTCATCGGAAGCTGGGCGATGCGCGGGTGATTGGAATCACGCTGGCGAACATGGGGAACCTTCACGCCGACCGCAATGAGACGGACCACGCCAAGGCCTATTATCTGGAAGCCATCGATCTTTTGGAGCCCTCTCGAGATTTCCGGGGGCTCGGTATGTTGTACGGCAACCTGGCCCTTGCGGTTCGCGATGAGGGCGATCTGTCCTCGGCGATCGGACATTTTGAGAAAGCGATCCGTCAACTCCGGAAACTGGGAGACAGTCCGGAGCTGGCCCGAACGATTAACAGCCTAGGAAAAACCTATTGGATGCAGGGTCGCTTGGACGAGGCGTCGAGGCGGTCCGAAGAGGCCTTGGCGATCAGCCGGCGGCTTGGAGACGAACTCGGCATGGCGGCGGCCTGGTACAACCTGGCCGCGGTTCATCAAAGCCTTGGGCGCGGCGATGCGGCGATCGACCTGCTGGAACGGGTGGTGGCCATCGATGAAAAATACCAGCTCCCGAAGCTGAATGAAAACCGGATGCGCCTGGAACGGTTGAGACAATCAAGGAAGGGTGGAAGCCATGTCCAGTCCTGA
- a CDS encoding 4a-hydroxytetrahydrobiopterin dehydratase, translating into MAEKLSTAEIQQQLKALSGWQWADNAIKKPFDFDSFMAAIRFVNRVAELAEAVDHHPDITINYRKVTMALTTHSAGGLTQKDFALAGRIEGAAGEPR; encoded by the coding sequence ATGGCCGAAAAATTATCAACCGCCGAGATTCAACAACAACTGAAGGCGCTGAGCGGCTGGCAGTGGGCGGACAACGCCATTAAAAAGCCATTCGACTTTGATTCGTTTATGGCGGCGATCCGGTTTGTGAACCGCGTGGCCGAGCTGGCCGAGGCCGTCGATCATCATCCCGATATCACGATTAATTACCGAAAAGTCACGATGGCCCTCACCACCCATTCCGCCGGGGGATTGACCCAAAAGGATTTCGCGCTGGCCGGGAGGATCGAGGGGGCGGCGGGCGAACCGCGTTAA
- a CDS encoding lysophospholipid acyltransferase family protein — MKRAGPGLSINLIHFTALCLLDLLFRVFNRIEVFGREHIPSRGERGVLILSNHISALDPFLIGITAMPRFSSVWWRAAAKEELFTGWFSRAVMYIIGAFPVRRGRRDLESMGRMVAALKTDVLVVFPEGTWSTTGRILPGRSGVGKVIYDARPATILPVAVKGTDKILPRDAWIPRIGRRAKIVYGPPVDLRRFYDHPDSVETAHRIVDAVMAEIGRLHASL, encoded by the coding sequence ATGAAGCGAGCGGGACCGGGATTATCGATCAACCTGATCCATTTTACCGCCCTTTGCCTTTTGGATCTTCTTTTCCGGGTTTTCAATCGGATCGAGGTTTTCGGACGAGAGCACATCCCTTCAAGGGGCGAGCGGGGAGTGCTGATTCTGTCCAACCATATCTCGGCCCTGGATCCGTTCCTGATCGGGATTACGGCGATGCCGCGATTTTCGTCCGTCTGGTGGCGCGCGGCCGCGAAGGAGGAGCTGTTCACCGGGTGGTTTTCAAGGGCCGTGATGTATATAATCGGGGCCTTCCCGGTCCGGCGCGGGCGGCGGGATCTGGAGTCGATGGGGCGGATGGTCGCCGCGCTCAAGACGGACGTGCTCGTCGTTTTTCCGGAAGGGACCTGGTCCACGACGGGCCGGATCCTTCCGGGCCGATCGGGGGTCGGCAAGGTGATCTATGACGCCCGCCCGGCGACCATCCTTCCGGTGGCGGTCAAGGGAACGGACAAAATTCTCCCGCGGGACGCCTGGATCCCCCGGATCGGACGTCGGGCGAAGATCGTCTACGGTCCGCCGGTGGACCTCCGGCGGTTCTATGATCATCCCGACAGCGTCGAGACGGCCCATCGGATCGTGGATGCCGTCATGGCCGAGATCGGAAGATTGCATGCGTCGTTGTGA
- a CDS encoding DNA-formamidopyrimidine glycosylase family protein, protein MPEIPDLEAAKDVLRARTLGRAIRAISVYKPLVIRSLTGEDVQQALPDQTVSAIHRRGKYLIFRLDRHSLVINPMITGRFQFCMPETRRSADTIFALRLSSGEELRYIDDKSMGKVYLVRGEQYGGIPRFTDQGPDALDPDLTYKTFQTRLKQHHGEIKGILTNARFITGIGNAYADEILFSAGIYPFRKRKSLTEDETQKLYRSIHAVLKEAIAVVKERMGDQIQLKIRDFLKVHAKAGSACPRCGGRIAGVKARQLETNFCRRCQPGLLVEPRIRSPIET, encoded by the coding sequence ATGCCTGAAATTCCTGATCTGGAAGCGGCCAAAGATGTACTCCGGGCCCGAACCCTCGGACGTGCGATCCGGGCCATTTCGGTCTACAAGCCGCTCGTGATCCGTTCGCTTACGGGAGAGGATGTCCAGCAGGCCCTGCCGGATCAAACCGTCTCAGCCATTCACCGCCGTGGAAAATACTTGATCTTCCGTCTTGACCGTCATTCCCTGGTGATCAATCCCATGATCACCGGCCGTTTTCAATTCTGTATGCCTGAAACCCGGCGGTCTGCGGACACGATCTTCGCCTTGCGCCTGTCCTCCGGCGAAGAGCTCCGGTATATCGATGATAAAAGCATGGGAAAGGTCTATCTCGTCCGCGGGGAGCAATACGGCGGCATCCCTCGCTTTACGGATCAAGGGCCCGACGCGCTGGACCCCGACCTGACCTACAAGACGTTTCAAACGCGACTCAAGCAGCATCACGGCGAGATCAAGGGAATCCTGACCAACGCCCGCTTCATCACCGGCATCGGAAACGCCTACGCCGATGAAATTTTATTTTCGGCCGGGATCTATCCCTTTCGCAAACGGAAAAGCCTGACGGAGGACGAGACCCAAAAACTGTACCGTTCCATCCACGCGGTCCTCAAAGAGGCGATCGCCGTCGTCAAAGAGCGGATGGGCGACCAAATCCAACTGAAGATCCGGGATTTCCTGAAGGTTCATGCGAAGGCCGGTTCGGCCTGCCCCCGCTGCGGAGGCCGCATCGCCGGCGTGAAGGCCCGTCAGCTCGAGACCAACTTCTGCCGACGCTGCCAACCCGGGCTGCTGGTGGAGCCGCGTATCCGCTCGCCGATCGAGACCTAA
- the mutY gene encoding A/G-specific adenine glycosylase produces the protein MPFRRPQPNLRRQLKKRLMAWYHRNKRELPWRKTRDPYRILVSEIMLQQTQVATVIPYYLRFIRTFPTAASLARSPLQKVLKLWEGLGYYSRARNLHRAAQAIHEQWNDRVPATVEGLSSLPGIGRYTAGAVASIAFDVKAPVMDGNVRRVLCRIFAVRKNPTQSATRDRLWKLAEEILPEQKVGDFNQALMELGATICVPRTPSCSLCPVRKTCHAHRLGIQDRLPVRIEGRRVPNSRMAVALIQSGRGLLIGPRPERGLLAGLWSFPEMDGSNTTTHGRIEREIEIRFGLKPNLLRKLEPVVHTFSHKQITYHPFLFECASLPNRLPGSWRWIPATEITRYPLPNATRKILYQITSDRLPLAAEPPAFYRKQKSIHREKRDA, from the coding sequence ATGCCTTTCCGACGCCCTCAACCCAATCTCCGGAGGCAACTGAAGAAACGGCTGATGGCCTGGTACCATCGGAACAAACGGGAACTTCCCTGGAGGAAGACCCGCGACCCCTACCGGATCCTCGTATCGGAAATCATGCTCCAGCAGACCCAGGTCGCGACGGTGATTCCGTATTATCTTCGTTTCATCCGGACTTTTCCGACGGCGGCATCGCTGGCCCGGTCCCCGCTGCAAAAGGTTCTTAAGCTCTGGGAGGGGCTGGGCTATTACAGCCGGGCCCGAAACCTGCACCGGGCCGCGCAGGCCATCCACGAACAGTGGAACGATCGCGTTCCAGCCACCGTCGAAGGGCTTTCTTCGCTGCCGGGGATCGGTCGCTACACCGCGGGCGCCGTCGCGAGCATCGCCTTCGACGTGAAGGCCCCCGTTATGGACGGAAACGTCCGTCGTGTGCTCTGCCGGATCTTCGCCGTGCGGAAAAACCCGACACAGTCCGCCACACGAGACCGGCTCTGGAAACTCGCCGAGGAGATTCTCCCGGAACAGAAGGTCGGCGATTTCAATCAGGCCCTGATGGAGCTCGGCGCCACGATCTGTGTTCCCCGGACACCTTCCTGCTCCCTCTGCCCGGTGAGGAAAACCTGCCACGCCCATCGATTGGGAATTCAGGACCGCCTCCCGGTGCGAATCGAAGGACGAAGGGTTCCGAACAGTCGGATGGCCGTCGCACTGATCCAAAGCGGCCGCGGCCTGTTGATCGGCCCGAGACCGGAACGGGGACTCCTGGCCGGACTCTGGAGTTTTCCCGAAATGGACGGTTCGAACACCACGACCCATGGGAGGATCGAACGGGAGATCGAAATACGGTTCGGGCTGAAGCCGAACCTGCTGCGGAAGCTCGAACCGGTCGTTCATACGTTTTCCCATAAACAAATCACTTACCATCCTTTTCTGTTCGAATGCGCCTCCTTGCCAAACCGACTCCCCGGCTCATGGCGATGGATTCCCGCCACCGAAATCACCCGCTATCCCCTTCCAAACGCGACCCGTAAAATCTTATATCAGATCACGAGCGACCGTCTTCCCCTGGCGGCTGAACCACCGGCCTTTTACCGAAAACAGAAAAGTATTCATCGAGAGAAACGGGATGCCTGA